In Magnolia sinica isolate HGM2019 unplaced genomic scaffold, MsV1 ctg233, whole genome shotgun sequence, the following proteins share a genomic window:
- the LOC131236117 gene encoding uncharacterized protein LOC131236117 has protein sequence MKESSLIDPTSYEGAEMKKVGFVLCKIYENKKASDENQEEEEQMTEMSVGDGPNNSDSDAVTENFEESTSLTYDENQMTEMPPGDGPNNPDPPSFGCHASMGDLLPPSEENQITEMPLRVGPNNPDFLSSEFIANMACWFQDLEENQITEMPLGDNPNNPNFPHFGYTSMEIPEENQMTEIPLGHGPDNQMTEMSIGDGPNNSDSDAVTENFRESTSLPFDENQPVTSFRGKPNYRNALESWS, from the exons ATGAAGGAAAGTTCATTAATAGATCCAACAAGTTATGAGGGTGCTGAAATGAAAAAG GTGGGCTTTGTTCTTTGTAAGATTTATGAGAACAAGAAAGCTTCCGACGAAAATCAAGAGGAGGAAGAACAAATGACAGAAATGTCCGTTGGAGATGGTCCTAATAACTCTGATTCGGATGCGGTTACGGAGAATTTCGAAGAATCCACGTCCCTAACTTACGATGAAAATCAAATGACAGAAATGCCCCCAGGAGATGGTCCTAATAACCCCGATCCTCCATCCTTTGGGTGCCATGCGAGCATGGGAGACCTGTTACCACCTTCCGAGGAAAACCAAATTACAGAAATGCCCTTGAGAGTTGGTCCTAATAACCCCGATTTCTTATCCTCTGAGTTCATTGCGAATATGGCATGTTggtttcaagatttggaggaaaATCAAATAACAGAAATGCCCCTGGGAGATAATCCTAATAACCCCAATTTCCCACACTTTGGGTATACAAGTATGGAAATACCAGAGGAAAACCAAATGACAGAAATACCCTTGGGACACGGTCCTGATAACCAAATGACAGAAATGTCCATTGGAGATGGTCCTAATAACTCTGATTCGGATGCGGTTACGGAGAATTTCAGAGAATCCACGTCCCTACCTTTTGATGAAAATCAACCTGTTACCAGCTTCCGAGGAAAACCAAATTACAGAAATGCCCTTGAGAGTTGGTCCTAA